The Deltaproteobacteria bacterium genome contains a region encoding:
- a CDS encoding cytochrome b/b6 domain-containing protein, which produces MTDQAARKRGRLQPLLIRFAHWANVPLLIFMAGSGLQIFKAYPALGPRGELYEWYPFQEVPPPAWVRFGGWLGSARHWHFALAWLLVGNAVIYLLYVCTRGEWRRRAFLPQRDTWNALRMIGYYLRLRAEPPAVDFYNGLQRLAYSSAIGLGLVEVLSGLAIYKPVQLHWLAALFGGYDGARAVHLMGLVLLVLFTAAHLVMVALHPRAILDMLTGGRRG; this is translated from the coding sequence ATGACCGACCAAGCTGCCCGGAAGAGGGGGCGCCTCCAACCACTTCTGATTCGTTTCGCGCACTGGGCAAACGTTCCGCTACTTATCTTCATGGCCGGGAGCGGCCTGCAAATCTTCAAGGCATATCCGGCGCTGGGACCGCGCGGAGAGTTGTACGAGTGGTATCCGTTCCAAGAAGTGCCGCCCCCGGCCTGGGTGCGCTTCGGTGGATGGCTGGGCAGTGCCCGCCATTGGCACTTCGCGCTCGCCTGGTTGCTTGTCGGAAATGCTGTCATCTATCTGCTCTACGTCTGTACACGCGGCGAGTGGCGGCGGCGTGCCTTCCTGCCGCAGCGCGATACATGGAATGCGTTGCGCATGATCGGATACTATCTGCGGCTGCGTGCCGAGCCGCCAGCGGTCGACTTCTACAACGGGCTGCAACGCCTGGCGTACAGCTCCGCCATCGGGCTCGGACTTGTCGAGGTGCTCTCGGGCTTGGCCATCTACAAACCCGTGCAGCTCCACTGGCTCGCAGCCCTATTCGGCGGCTACGACGGGGCGCGCGCCGTCCATCTGATGGGGCTCGTTCTCCTGGTGCTGTTCACCGCCGCTCACCTCGTCATGGTCGCGCTGCACCCGCGCGCCATTCTCGACATGCTGACAGGAGGCCGCCGTGGCTAG
- a CDS encoding molybdopterin-dependent oxidoreductase yields the protein MGRWNERVDRFAFSRERLAPEPSAADMTEDEDFPSYFISPSMPVAPDDWVLKIGGLVANPVALSLDQLRGMTRTNLRLRHHCVEGWSAVASWHGVRLCDIAEAVGVDPRARYVEFRSFDAGYWSSWDRESALHKQTILAYGMNGGDLYPDHGAPLRLYSAVKLGYKMVKYLTEVNFLPDRSGGYWEDQGYEWFGGV from the coding sequence ATGGGGCGCTGGAACGAGCGTGTGGATCGCTTTGCGTTTTCTCGAGAGCGCCTGGCTCCCGAACCCAGTGCGGCCGACATGACCGAGGATGAGGACTTTCCAAGCTACTTCATCTCTCCCAGTATGCCGGTCGCACCAGATGATTGGGTGCTGAAGATCGGCGGACTGGTTGCCAACCCCGTCGCGTTGTCGCTCGACCAGTTGCGCGGGATGACACGAACGAACCTGCGCCTTCGACACCACTGCGTGGAAGGCTGGTCCGCGGTCGCTTCGTGGCACGGTGTGCGCCTCTGCGACATCGCCGAGGCGGTCGGCGTTGATCCCCGAGCGCGTTACGTCGAGTTCCGCTCGTTTGACGCCGGGTATTGGTCGTCATGGGATCGCGAGAGCGCCCTCCACAAGCAGACCATTCTCGCTTACGGTATGAACGGCGGCGACCTTTATCCCGATCACGGCGCGCCGTTGCGCCTCTACTCGGCGGTGAAGCTCGGCTACAAAATGGTCAAGTACCTCACCGAGGTTAATTTCCTCCCAGACCGCAGCGGCGGATACTGGGAAGATCAAGGCTACGAATGGTTTGGGGGCGTGTAG
- a CDS encoding sigma 54-interacting transcriptional regulator has translation MAHEHSPPLRALHVDRAQRPITIDETNRQPELPQDTLAALLGISQALSKHRDREGLFGAIAEEMEGLLPAERLIVLVPDSQGAAVSVYAVHGVVKLFEGERIPEESVAAWVVQYRQPMVVSSPEQVRESFPTTYQRLVEEGMQSLVVLPLLVQDRCLGALGFMARATGAFESCPQRLLDEIANSVAIALDSCLAFEQLDRLDQERKALLKVNAAVGRHLERDELFGAMAVCLRDLVPTERFGIELPIEGDRLQGHLLTPRSAHAEPTHPTVLPAAGTACDWVLRHRQWVVTSSRDELRERFPITFRVMSEGGMESLCAMPLVSGERCPGVLFFMAARKGAYEGLRRDFLEQVAGAVAVALDDCLAHEEVRQLRDRLAAENVYLQEEILQDHNFREIVGGSQQLRQVLSLVETVAPTSSTVLILGETGTGKELIARAIHDRSPRRERPLVKVNCSAIPAGLVESELFGHVKGAFTGAMTARSGRFELADGGTIFLDEIGELAPETQVKLLRVLQEREFEPVGSNQTRRVDVRVIAATNRDLQQAVAQGRFRSDLFFRVNVLPIRVPALRERREDIPLLVHFFVERFAREMTKHIDGVSQRAMEQLMAYDWPGNVRELQNIIERSMVLTSGPMLELGPDFVVAAPSDQRSAPQSPAAIAPDPKTSELRSLDEVGKQHILSILERCSWVIEGPNGAARLLGLQPSTLRSRLKKLGLQAPSSSTR, from the coding sequence ATGGCCCACGAGCACTCCCCGCCACTGCGCGCGCTACACGTCGATCGCGCCCAACGCCCGATCACGATTGATGAGACGAATCGTCAGCCTGAATTGCCTCAGGATACGTTGGCGGCGCTGCTGGGCATCAGCCAAGCATTGAGTAAGCACCGCGATCGCGAAGGGCTCTTCGGGGCGATCGCTGAAGAGATGGAGGGGCTGCTGCCTGCCGAGCGGCTCATCGTCCTGGTTCCCGACTCGCAGGGAGCCGCAGTCAGCGTTTACGCCGTGCACGGTGTGGTGAAGTTGTTCGAGGGTGAGCGCATTCCGGAAGAATCGGTCGCGGCATGGGTTGTTCAGTACCGGCAGCCGATGGTGGTGTCGTCGCCGGAGCAAGTCCGCGAGAGTTTCCCGACGACTTACCAAAGGCTCGTCGAAGAGGGTATGCAGTCGCTTGTCGTCCTGCCGCTGCTGGTGCAGGACCGCTGCCTCGGTGCACTCGGATTTATGGCGCGCGCCACGGGGGCCTTTGAAAGCTGTCCCCAGCGTTTGCTCGACGAGATCGCAAACTCGGTGGCGATCGCGCTCGACAGCTGCCTTGCGTTTGAGCAGCTTGATCGCCTGGATCAGGAGCGCAAGGCGCTGCTCAAGGTCAACGCCGCCGTCGGCCGTCACCTCGAGCGGGACGAACTCTTCGGCGCCATGGCCGTGTGCTTGCGGGATTTGGTGCCGACCGAGCGCTTCGGCATTGAGCTTCCCATTGAGGGCGACCGACTCCAGGGGCATCTTCTCACACCGCGGAGCGCGCACGCAGAACCGACACATCCCACGGTGCTGCCGGCAGCTGGAACCGCCTGCGATTGGGTCCTGCGGCATCGTCAGTGGGTCGTGACCTCCTCGCGGGACGAACTGCGGGAACGCTTTCCCATCACGTTCCGGGTCATGAGCGAGGGGGGCATGGAATCGCTGTGCGCGATGCCGCTGGTGAGCGGCGAACGCTGCCCGGGCGTGCTCTTCTTCATGGCTGCGCGGAAAGGGGCCTACGAGGGCTTGCGCCGCGATTTTCTCGAACAGGTGGCTGGCGCTGTGGCGGTGGCTCTGGACGACTGTCTCGCACACGAGGAAGTCCGACAGCTGCGCGATCGGTTGGCGGCGGAGAATGTGTACCTGCAGGAGGAAATTCTGCAGGACCACAACTTTCGCGAGATTGTCGGCGGCAGTCAGCAACTGCGACAGGTGCTGTCGCTGGTCGAGACCGTAGCGCCGACGAGTTCGACGGTGCTGATTCTGGGCGAGACGGGGACCGGCAAAGAGCTCATCGCACGGGCGATCCACGATCGCAGCCCGAGACGCGAGCGGCCGCTGGTCAAAGTGAACTGCTCGGCGATCCCGGCGGGACTCGTGGAAAGCGAGCTGTTCGGTCACGTCAAAGGTGCGTTCACCGGCGCGATGACGGCGCGGAGTGGTCGCTTCGAGCTGGCGGACGGAGGGACCATCTTCCTAGACGAGATCGGGGAGCTGGCGCCGGAGACGCAAGTGAAGCTCCTGCGCGTGTTGCAAGAGCGCGAGTTCGAGCCGGTCGGTAGCAACCAGACGCGACGGGTGGATGTCCGTGTGATCGCAGCGACGAATCGTGACCTCCAGCAGGCGGTGGCGCAAGGTCGGTTCCGCTCAGATCTGTTCTTCCGTGTAAACGTGTTGCCGATCCGCGTGCCGGCGCTGCGCGAGCGCCGGGAGGACATTCCGCTCTTGGTGCATTTCTTCGTCGAGCGTTTCGCGCGGGAGATGACTAAGCACATCGACGGGGTATCGCAACGAGCCATGGAGCAACTGATGGCCTACGACTGGCCTGGTAACGTCCGCGAGCTGCAGAACATCATCGAGCGCAGCATGGTGTTGACGAGTGGACCCATGCTCGAACTCGGACCGGATTTTGTGGTCGCCGCTCCAAGCGATCAACGCTCAGCCCCCCAGTCACCCGCCGCCATCGCGCCGGACCCCAAGACATCTGAACTCCGTAGCCTCGACGAGGTAGGCAAGCAGCACATTCTGTCGATCCTCGAACGCTGCAGCTGGGTCATCGAAGGCCCGAACGGCGCCGCGCGCCTCCTCGGACTGCAGCCGAGCACATTGCGCAGCCGCCTCAAGAAGCTGGGGCTGCAGGCACCTTCCTCATCCACCCGCTGA
- a CDS encoding heme-binding protein, translating into MTSSVYRLIALPLTILIAGASASAQIIERKGLTLDGANLVIAAATAEAKKLNAPGGVIAVVDDGGNLMALARLDGTFAAGANISIGKARTAVLFKKPTKVFEDIINKGRTAMTALNDFTPLQGGIPIEVDGAIVGGVGVSGAASAAQDEELAIAGAAAAKSFMTAASASVPPAVSFFNKDAVAQAFAKGAVLFDGAGRNYMVHASRRDKPGLVEIHTKDTDIIYVLDGGATFVTGGTIVDGKSTEPDEIRGASIRDGDTRHIAKGDVIIVPNGTPHWFREVPGVLTYYVVKVR; encoded by the coding sequence ATGACGTCGTCCGTATATCGCTTGATTGCGCTGCCGCTTACGATCTTGATCGCCGGAGCGAGCGCTTCGGCGCAGATCATCGAGAGAAAGGGACTCACGCTGGATGGCGCCAACTTGGTCATCGCCGCCGCGACGGCCGAGGCCAAGAAGCTCAACGCGCCCGGCGGTGTGATCGCGGTCGTCGACGACGGCGGAAACCTCATGGCGTTGGCGCGGCTTGACGGTACCTTTGCGGCCGGAGCCAACATCTCCATCGGCAAGGCCCGTACCGCCGTCCTATTCAAGAAGCCCACGAAAGTTTTCGAGGACATCATCAACAAGGGCCGGACGGCGATGACGGCGCTCAATGACTTCACGCCGCTGCAGGGGGGCATTCCGATCGAAGTCGACGGCGCGATCGTCGGCGGCGTCGGGGTCAGTGGCGCCGCCAGCGCCGCGCAGGACGAGGAGCTGGCGATTGCCGGCGCTGCGGCTGCAAAGAGTTTCATGACGGCGGCTAGCGCGAGCGTGCCGCCGGCAGTTTCGTTCTTCAACAAAGACGCGGTGGCGCAAGCCTTCGCCAAGGGGGCCGTGTTGTTCGACGGCGCGGGCCGTAACTACATGGTGCACGCCAGCCGCCGCGACAAGCCGGGCCTGGTCGAGATCCACACCAAGGACACCGACATCATTTACGTGCTCGACGGCGGCGCGACGTTCGTAACCGGCGGGACCATCGTCGACGGCAAAAGCACCGAGCCCGACGAAATCCGCGGCGCCAGCATCCGTGACGGCGACACGCGCCACATCGCGAAGGGCGACGTCATCATCGTTCCCAACGGGACGCCGCACTGGTTCCGTGAAGTGCCGGGTGTGCTGACGTACTACGTCGTGAAGGTTCGCTGA